Proteins encoded together in one Bacteroides ovatus window:
- a CDS encoding pectate lyase: MKRKLVYVCLLAMVAGGMMSFSYDIPEKQETGGREDRVISFPGAEGHGRYTTGGRGGKVYHVTSLEDDGSQGTLRWALKQNGPKTIVFDVAGTIHLKSELRTGKDHLTIAGQTSPGGICLADYGFSINSNNVIIRFLRFRPGEASGKEPDGLGGCDKKDIMVDHCSVSWSVDECLSVYGMENSTVQWCIGSEALRKATHVKGAHGYGGNWGGHKASYHHNLIAHCESRVPRLGPRPSTLALGECVDIRNNVFYNWAGNGCYGGEDQHVNIVNNYYKPGPATKQASKQVQYRIAKVGVYPQAYVYVDGEPKKNLAFQPYLQKWGTFYIDGNKIEGNNKVTADNWTDGVYAQLKNDEKVDFLWTEDAKESIRLKEPLDFGVITTYSADKAYEQVMNYAGCCNYRDEVDKRIISDTRKGTATFTGEGNKPGFINSPKDTGDSPWPELSIAGLSAPVDSDGDGIPDEWEIKNGLDPNNPVDGNTKTKDPNGQYTNLEVYLNSLVQHIVDAQNK, encoded by the coding sequence ATGAAAAGAAAATTAGTTTATGTTTGTCTGCTGGCAATGGTTGCGGGAGGAATGATGTCCTTTTCCTATGACATACCCGAAAAACAGGAGACAGGCGGCCGGGAAGATCGAGTGATCTCTTTTCCCGGAGCTGAAGGACACGGTAGATACACGACAGGCGGCCGTGGTGGTAAAGTGTATCATGTGACTTCTTTGGAAGACGATGGTTCGCAGGGGACTTTACGTTGGGCTTTGAAACAAAATGGACCTAAAACGATTGTCTTTGATGTGGCAGGTACGATTCATCTGAAATCGGAATTACGAACAGGGAAAGATCATCTCACCATTGCAGGACAGACTTCTCCCGGAGGAATCTGTCTGGCTGATTATGGCTTTTCTATTAATTCTAATAATGTAATTATCCGTTTTCTTCGTTTCCGCCCCGGAGAAGCCAGTGGGAAAGAACCCGATGGGTTGGGCGGCTGTGATAAGAAAGATATTATGGTAGACCATTGCTCTGTCAGTTGGAGTGTAGATGAATGTCTTTCCGTTTATGGTATGGAAAACTCTACGGTACAATGGTGTATTGGCTCTGAAGCATTAAGAAAAGCGACTCATGTAAAAGGGGCACATGGATATGGAGGCAATTGGGGAGGACATAAAGCTTCTTATCACCATAACCTGATCGCTCACTGTGAGAGTCGCGTGCCTCGTCTGGGCCCTCGTCCTTCTACATTAGCTCTTGGCGAATGTGTTGATATCCGGAATAATGTTTTCTACAACTGGGCTGGAAACGGTTGCTATGGCGGGGAAGATCAGCATGTCAATATCGTCAATAACTATTATAAACCGGGACCGGCAACAAAACAGGCTTCCAAACAGGTGCAATATCGTATTGCCAAAGTCGGAGTTTATCCGCAAGCTTATGTTTACGTTGATGGAGAACCCAAAAAGAACTTGGCTTTTCAACCTTACCTGCAGAAATGGGGAACTTTCTATATTGATGGAAATAAGATAGAAGGTAACAACAAAGTTACTGCCGATAACTGGACGGACGGAGTCTATGCCCAGTTGAAGAATGATGAAAAAGTAGATTTCCTCTGGACAGAAGATGCCAAAGAATCTATCCGTCTGAAAGAACCTCTTGATTTTGGAGTAATCACTACTTATTCGGCTGACAAGGCTTATGAACAGGTGATGAACTATGCAGGTTGCTGTAATTATCGTGATGAAGTAGACAAACGTATCATTTCCGACACCCGGAAAGGAACGGCAACTTTCACCGGAGAAGGAAATAAACCCGGATTTATCAATAGCCCCAAAGACACAGGCGATTCTCCCTGGCCGGAATTATCAATAGCAGGTCTTTCGGCACCGGTAGATTCGGACGGTGATGGCATACCTGATGAGTGGGAAATAAAAAACGGACTTGATCCGAATAATCCCGTAGATGGAAATACAAAAACGAAAGATCCGAATGGACAATATACGAATCTTGAGGTATATTTGAATAGTTTGGTGCAACATATAGTCGATGCACAGAACAAATAG
- a CDS encoding BACON domain-containing protein, with translation MRYFLFILLVGLLSACSSDDESNAGATAAKLEVSKNEVKLSNVDGSFTINVTATSTWTAEVTSTGDWLTISKSSGEGNGDLRLFFTENTDGPKRTGTVKVSMSGAGSTLEQEISVEQLGADPDILFDYSSDPLSFRGGTFTCKVVANVEWELEIAAEYDWIKLKEATPRTRSFVTDEVTFAVDANANKTRTAVLIFKSVGDYTLQRVLKVTQDGVSGEVTIEQDEYIIPYKCPKLVISAPQGENPVDYDAVISESWITQDKKNSTANEVVLNIENNETVFPRTATVEMLDKVITIFQYGKPDTSIGDDHSTSILAFPGAEGGGRFTTGGRGGEIYRVTTLADYNKNETPIEGSLRYGIEKSNQPRTIIFDVSGIIELKRGLYLNEYPNLSIIGQTAPGDGITLKNYNFTFNLSKDPAIGAGGSLNAIVRFLRCRPGDQFADYGEDAIGGRYFKDAIIDHITAGWSVDETLTFYGVQNFTAQWCIASESMNLSNHAKGAHGYGAMFSGDNASFHHILLAHHGSRCPRISDLSAPGTQESYDFTGYFDVRNNVYYNWSGRGQGSYGGKYAAFNLTNCYYKPGPATGTNNRSYRILSSDPTARAYINGNYVLGNTGVTADNWTEGVWGQFDSSLGTVPEAEKQAMKMADYQPFSKLTSHTAEQAYDKVLEYAGASLRRDVIDQRIVREVKNGTYTYIGSKPEEDGKAKQPGIIDTVSDTEGYIKVKSLNPWPDTDGDGIPDIWEEAYGLNPNDPSDAQKISSSVDPNGRYPNIEVYFHNLVQHIIYYQNQGGIVMEKK, from the coding sequence ATGAGATATTTTCTATTCATATTATTGGTAGGATTGTTGAGCGCATGTAGTTCGGACGACGAATCTAATGCGGGTGCAACAGCTGCCAAACTGGAAGTGTCGAAGAATGAGGTGAAGTTGAGTAACGTAGACGGTTCGTTTACAATCAACGTAACGGCTACCTCTACATGGACTGCCGAAGTGACCTCGACAGGCGACTGGTTGACTATATCAAAAAGCTCCGGAGAGGGGAATGGTGATCTCCGTTTGTTTTTTACCGAGAATACAGACGGTCCCAAGCGCACCGGAACAGTAAAAGTATCAATGTCGGGTGCAGGCTCGACATTGGAACAAGAGATTAGCGTAGAGCAACTGGGGGCCGATCCCGATATTTTGTTTGATTATTCATCAGACCCTTTGTCATTCCGGGGAGGTACATTCACCTGCAAAGTAGTGGCAAATGTGGAATGGGAACTGGAGATAGCAGCAGAGTACGACTGGATCAAGTTGAAGGAAGCAACTCCCAGAACCCGCAGTTTTGTGACGGATGAAGTAACATTTGCCGTAGATGCAAATGCAAACAAAACCAGAACAGCCGTCCTGATATTCAAATCCGTAGGAGATTATACATTGCAGCGTGTCCTGAAAGTGACACAAGACGGTGTAAGCGGTGAGGTGACGATAGAACAGGATGAGTATATCATTCCTTATAAATGTCCTAAACTGGTTATCTCGGCTCCGCAAGGAGAAAACCCGGTAGATTACGATGCTGTAATATCCGAGAGTTGGATTACGCAGGATAAGAAAAACTCTACTGCCAATGAAGTCGTATTGAATATCGAAAATAATGAAACAGTCTTTCCACGTACAGCAACGGTAGAGATGTTGGATAAAGTAATTACCATCTTCCAATATGGTAAACCCGATACAAGCATCGGTGACGATCATTCTACTTCTATACTCGCTTTCCCGGGTGCCGAAGGTGGCGGTCGTTTTACTACCGGTGGTCGTGGCGGCGAAATCTATCGTGTGACCACGCTGGCAGATTATAACAAAAACGAAACCCCTATTGAGGGCAGTTTACGCTATGGAATTGAGAAATCCAACCAACCACGCACCATTATTTTTGATGTATCCGGTATCATCGAACTGAAAAGAGGGCTGTATCTGAATGAATATCCTAATTTGAGTATCATTGGTCAGACCGCACCGGGCGACGGTATCACATTGAAGAATTACAACTTCACCTTTAACCTGTCGAAAGATCCAGCTATTGGTGCAGGTGGCAGTCTGAATGCTATTGTTCGTTTCTTGCGTTGCCGTCCGGGCGATCAGTTTGCCGATTATGGAGAAGATGCGATTGGCGGACGCTATTTCAAAGATGCCATTATCGACCATATTACAGCCGGATGGAGTGTGGATGAAACACTGACTTTCTATGGCGTACAGAACTTCACGGCACAATGGTGTATCGCTTCTGAAAGTATGAACCTGTCTAACCATGCCAAGGGTGCTCATGGTTATGGTGCTATGTTTAGTGGAGATAATGCTTCTTTCCACCACATACTGTTAGCACACCACGGTAGCCGCTGCCCGCGTATCTCCGATTTGTCTGCTCCCGGTACACAAGAATCTTATGACTTTACCGGATATTTCGATGTGAGGAATAATGTCTACTACAACTGGAGTGGAAGAGGACAAGGCAGTTATGGCGGAAAGTATGCTGCTTTCAACCTGACCAACTGCTATTATAAACCGGGGCCAGCTACCGGAACAAACAACCGTTCTTACCGTATCCTGTCAAGTGATCCTACTGCCAGAGCTTATATCAATGGCAATTATGTGTTAGGTAACACAGGTGTCACGGCTGATAACTGGACAGAGGGTGTTTGGGGACAATTCGATTCTTCACTGGGTACGGTTCCTGAAGCAGAAAAGCAAGCTATGAAGATGGCAGATTACCAACCTTTCAGCAAACTGACCAGTCACACGGCTGAACAAGCTTACGATAAAGTATTGGAATATGCCGGAGCTTCTTTGCGTAGAGATGTGATAGATCAGCGTATCGTTCGTGAAGTAAAGAATGGTACTTACACCTATATCGGTTCCAAACCTGAAGAAGACGGCAAAGCCAAGCAACCCGGTATCATTGATACAGTATCAGATACTGAAGGTTACATTAAGGTGAAGTCGTTGAATCCCTGGCCTGATACGGATGGTGATGGAATTCCTGATATTTGGGAAGAAGCTTACGGGTTGAATCCTAACGATCCGAGTGATGCACAAAAAATCAGTTCGTCGGTTGATCCTAACGGACGCTATCCGAACATCGAAGTTTATTTCCACAACTTGGTTCAGCACATTATCTATTATCAGAACCAAGGCGGAATAGTAATGGAAAAGAAATAA
- a CDS encoding DUF5123 domain-containing protein: protein MRNIFYSLTGIMLLLGITACSEEERYATSVVKEIQLFLDDEPWAVNTGASNKPLFIYTADGEYVANYSSLYRFQLPNGSYNIISTTQSDSIPSPKNLNDIVIHQDPTAKTKYAISAPVAYKSPFDEPLSVRMYNRTGVLRLKSTDRKSDKSYSKLRAVVSSPISGYKLSDATFVKAPTDVQREKETTTGGVNYTDDFVLFQTQSEGGTVSVRIDYLDKNNTVVQSKAIDGTFPILPDDTVQVAFALNNVDEPIIQDYTVTIASEGWNEEDINPEAPMRIPDGYRYVSPEENLESICKSMLADASVNEVKLFLKAGATYKLGTQTEIPKALYIMGQAPGDGEELAFMEMGNMSINCPDAIIEAFHFENLKIKVTTSDFFKFKNQAFHVSTISWKNCEISDLVRTMWYQEVDAAQKQIADHIVIENCRFLGLNSGGSGLFGLSTKQDAPVHNFVFKNSTFHANNLTRALITGLGSMTGELNVTIENCTFVSMAPAAMTFFDLNPKNTSSFHLVVRNNLFSGVCEVGQGTWFTTRNVTSKTFENNYRTNGFVVANWGVDTAEIPVETALPMETLFKDVAGRDFTITDKNSEVYTNGIGDPHWIK, encoded by the coding sequence ATGAGAAATATATTCTATTCACTGACGGGAATAATGCTCCTGTTGGGAATAACAGCTTGTTCGGAAGAAGAACGATATGCCACTTCGGTAGTAAAAGAGATACAACTGTTTCTGGATGACGAACCGTGGGCGGTGAACACAGGTGCCTCTAACAAACCCCTGTTTATCTATACAGCCGATGGTGAGTATGTAGCCAACTATTCGTCGCTTTATCGCTTTCAGTTGCCCAATGGGAGTTATAACATTATTTCTACCACACAATCCGATTCTATTCCCAGTCCGAAGAATCTGAATGATATTGTGATACATCAGGATCCGACGGCTAAAACAAAATATGCCATTTCGGCACCGGTGGCGTATAAATCCCCGTTCGACGAACCGCTTAGTGTGCGTATGTACAATCGTACAGGTGTGCTTCGTCTGAAGTCTACCGATCGTAAATCGGATAAAAGCTACTCGAAATTACGCGCAGTCGTTTCTTCACCAATATCAGGATATAAACTATCGGATGCTACTTTTGTAAAAGCTCCGACAGATGTGCAACGCGAGAAAGAGACAACAACCGGTGGAGTGAACTACACCGATGACTTTGTATTGTTTCAAACGCAAAGCGAAGGCGGAACAGTATCTGTGCGTATCGACTATCTGGATAAGAATAATACGGTAGTCCAATCTAAAGCTATCGATGGCACATTCCCCATCTTGCCTGATGATACGGTACAAGTGGCGTTTGCACTGAACAACGTAGATGAACCGATCATACAAGATTACACTGTAACAATTGCTTCGGAAGGATGGAACGAAGAAGATATCAATCCGGAAGCTCCGATGAGAATTCCTGACGGATACAGATATGTAAGTCCGGAAGAGAACCTTGAATCAATCTGTAAATCAATGCTGGCGGATGCTTCTGTAAATGAGGTGAAACTTTTCCTGAAAGCAGGTGCTACCTATAAATTAGGTACACAGACCGAAATACCGAAAGCTCTCTACATCATGGGACAGGCACCGGGTGATGGTGAAGAATTGGCATTTATGGAAATGGGCAACATGAGTATCAACTGTCCTGATGCCATTATTGAAGCCTTCCACTTCGAGAATCTGAAAATAAAGGTGACAACTTCCGATTTCTTTAAGTTTAAAAACCAAGCTTTCCATGTATCTACTATCTCTTGGAAGAACTGTGAAATCAGCGATTTGGTACGTACAATGTGGTATCAGGAAGTAGATGCTGCACAGAAACAGATTGCCGATCATATTGTGATTGAGAATTGTCGTTTCTTAGGTTTGAATTCCGGTGGAAGTGGCCTGTTCGGTCTTTCTACCAAGCAGGACGCGCCGGTACACAACTTTGTGTTCAAGAACTCTACGTTCCATGCCAACAATCTGACAAGAGCTTTGATAACCGGTTTGGGCAGTATGACAGGCGAATTGAATGTGACAATAGAGAATTGTACATTTGTGAGTATGGCTCCTGCTGCAATGACCTTCTTCGACTTAAATCCGAAGAATACCTCTTCATTCCACTTAGTTGTCCGTAATAATCTCTTTAGTGGTGTTTGTGAAGTCGGACAGGGAACTTGGTTCACTACAAGAAACGTCACAAGCAAGACTTTCGAGAATAACTATCGCACCAATGGCTTTGTAGTGGCTAACTGGGGAGTTGATACTGCTGAAATACCGGTAGAAACAGCTCTCCCTATGGAAACACTCTTCAAAGATGTGGCTGGTAGAGATTTCACTATTACTGATAAAAACTCCGAAGTATATACAAATGGAATTGGTGATCCGCATTGGATTAAATAA